Proteins found in one Leptospira neocaledonica genomic segment:
- a CDS encoding LIC13259/LIC11441 family protein, with product MKRSVLLILLSSLLYSLSFCKKEEKPVLETEKPLFEKVLSENDKIIQLLLTTEGVSPDVSGLISSLNSLGEVKGGLESFAIDMKNVLEEAKSSDVKVSFEAYSKFSEVLANTMKVHGLQSGRNRFYCPMVKKTWVFSGMKILNPYAPDMRDCGDLIP from the coding sequence ATGAAACGATCCGTACTACTAATTTTATTATCTTCATTATTATATTCCCTTTCTTTCTGCAAAAAGGAAGAGAAGCCTGTATTGGAGACCGAAAAACCTCTTTTCGAAAAAGTTTTGTCGGAAAACGATAAGATAATTCAACTTCTCTTAACAACAGAAGGAGTTTCGCCTGATGTAAGCGGATTAATTTCTTCCTTAAATTCTTTGGGAGAAGTAAAAGGTGGCTTGGAATCTTTTGCCATAGATATGAAGAATGTACTAGAAGAGGCAAAATCGTCGGATGTGAAAGTATCCTTTGAGGCCTATTCCAAGTTTAGCGAAGTTTTGGCGAATACTATGAAGGTCCACGGATTACAGTCTGGAAGAAACCGTTTCTATTGTCCAATGGTCAAAAAGACATGGGTATTTTCCGGTATGAAAATCCTAAATCCTTACGCTCCGGATATGCGTGATTGTGGTGATCTTATTCCCTGA
- a CDS encoding zinc-binding dehydrogenase has translation MAKKFELPKSYLAYELKEYSNEPGRAKIVEKELKPLKKGEVLLKVHSGSINPSDLMFMRGLYGIKKKLPVVPGFEGSGLVIASGGGWRANSLVGKPVACVAPNKGDGPYAEYMITDAYSCFTLGKDVSLEQGACLFVNPITAWALLDQVIREKHKAYVQTAAASALGKMLLRLSNKKGIPGIHVVRRKEQVDLLKSLGAEHVLDSSSPNFDRELRVLSNKLNATIMLDAVAGEITGRALAAMPYGSKCVVYGALSEEPISYHAGLGIFQDKKIEGYWLSSWMPQQSPFKIWRITSEIRSLLGKEFQTEIAAKYPLKEADKAIQEYANNMTRGKVLISNGWEL, from the coding sequence ATGGCAAAAAAATTCGAACTACCAAAATCGTATCTCGCATACGAATTGAAAGAATACAGCAACGAACCTGGAAGAGCTAAGATTGTAGAAAAAGAACTTAAACCTTTAAAGAAGGGAGAGGTTTTACTTAAGGTACATTCAGGCTCCATCAATCCATCCGATCTAATGTTCATGAGAGGATTGTATGGAATTAAGAAAAAACTTCCTGTTGTTCCCGGTTTTGAAGGAAGCGGCTTGGTGATTGCAAGCGGCGGAGGCTGGAGAGCAAATTCTTTAGTGGGTAAACCAGTTGCATGCGTGGCTCCGAATAAAGGTGACGGACCTTATGCAGAATACATGATCACTGATGCATATTCTTGTTTTACTTTAGGAAAAGATGTAAGCCTGGAGCAAGGTGCTTGTTTATTCGTAAACCCTATCACTGCTTGGGCATTACTTGATCAAGTGATCCGAGAAAAACATAAGGCATATGTTCAAACAGCTGCCGCTTCTGCCTTGGGAAAAATGTTATTAAGGCTTTCTAATAAAAAAGGAATCCCTGGCATTCATGTGGTAAGAAGAAAAGAACAGGTGGATCTTCTTAAATCTTTGGGTGCAGAACATGTATTGGATTCCAGCTCTCCTAATTTCGATAGAGAACTTAGAGTTCTTTCTAATAAACTGAATGCTACTATTATGCTGGATGCAGTTGCAGGAGAGATTACGGGAAGAGCGTTGGCCGCTATGCCTTACGGAAGTAAATGTGTGGTTTACGGCGCATTATCAGAAGAGCCTATTTCTTACCATGCAGGACTTGGTATTTTTCAGGACAAAAAGATAGAAGGTTACTGGCTTTCTTCTTGGATGCCTCAGCAAAGTCCTTTTAAAATTTGGAGGATCACTTCTGAGATCCGTTCCCTTTTAGGAAAAGAATTCCAAACCGAGATCGCAGCTAAATATCCGCTCAAAGAAGCGGACAAAGCGATCCAAGAATATGCAAATAATATGACTAGAGGAAAGGTCCTGATTTCTAACGGATGGGAGCTTTGA
- a CDS encoding (2Fe-2S) ferredoxin domain-containing protein, protein MYFDKHVFVCENVRAEGERPSCGPKGSPQLLAYMKKRVQELGLKGKIRIQKSGCLDRCELGPVQVSYPEGLWFSIKTQEDAEVFIQNHILENKPEAIRHLTLKDEE, encoded by the coding sequence ATGTATTTTGATAAGCATGTTTTTGTCTGCGAGAATGTCAGAGCGGAAGGAGAAAGGCCTTCTTGTGGCCCGAAAGGATCTCCTCAATTACTCGCTTATATGAAAAAGAGAGTACAAGAACTTGGATTAAAAGGTAAGATCCGTATCCAAAAATCGGGATGTTTGGATCGTTGCGAATTAGGTCCTGTACAGGTTTCTTATCCGGAAGGACTTTGGTTTTCTATCAAAACACAAGAAGACGCAGAAGTATTTATTCAAAATCATATACTAGAAAATAAACCGGAAGCGATCCGGCATCTGACGTTAAAGGACGAAGAGTGA